The DNA region TCTTGAACGGCTCCACCTCGGCCAGCTTCTCGGCCAGGCCCATGGAGAACATCGATACCGCCAGCAGCACGAAGAACACCGCGTACTTCACCCATTTGAGGCGGTCGTGCCAGCGCTGGGGCAACTGCGTCTGGAAGCGCTTCAGTCCCACGGCGCGCGCCACCTTGTACAGCGCCTCCGACAGCGATCCGAACGGGCACATCCAGCCGCAGAACAGCCCGCGGCCGAACAGGAACACGGTGACGATGATGAAGATCCAGAACAGGAAGATGAACGGATCGGACAGGAACAGCGACCACGTCCACTGGAACAGCAGGGCATGGAACCACGTGAGCACCTGCGTGATCGACGGCTGGGCCATGGCACCGAAGCCGACGAAGCCGATGGACAGCGCCCAGGCGGTGTACTTGAAGGCGTTCACCGGCCACTTGTTCTTGTGCGTGGCACGGCGCGTCAGCCGTTCGCGCAGGGCATAGACCACTGTGACAGCCACCAGCAAGGCGGCGAACAGGGCGATCTCCACCGCCCGCGTCTTCCATACGCGCACCCAGGGCGCGTCAGCCTCCTTCACCACGGGGCGCCCGCCCTCCAGCGCGGCGGCGGGCAGCCAATAGGCGGCGTCGAAGCTGGTGAAACTGCGGGTGCCGGTGGCGCGGTCCACCCGGTTGCCCAGAAAGCTGAGCTTCCAGGGGTAGGCCGCCGAGAAGGCCTGCGAGCGGATCACGAAGATGGCGGACTCATTGAACGCCGGCGCGCCCGCCGCGCCCAGGCCGTAGAGGTTGAGGTAGTCCAGATCGCGGAAGGTGAAGGCGTCGCCCCCCTGGCGCACCTGCACCCGGTCGTACAGACCGCCGCGCACGAAGCCGGAGCCCTTGAACGACTCGGCCCCGCGGGTGCGGATGACGAAGATCGCATGCTCGTGCGGCTTCAGCTGCGACCGCAGATTGGCCCAGCCGTTGTCGCCCAGCAGGCTGCGGCCCACGTCGGGGTGGTTGAGGTCGCCGAACCACAGCTCGATGAACGGCTCGGCCGCCTTGTCCAGGCCCACCTGTTCCGTGCGCACGGCCAGCCGCTGCACATAGCCTTGCTGCACGAGCGCGTCCCAGCCCATGCGCTGCGCGAGCGGCTTGTACTGCGCAGGTTCCCGCACCGTGGGCGCCAGAATGCCCACCTGCTTGGCCACCGCCGTGGCCGACGTACCGATGACCTGGTTCTGCGCAATGACGGTCACCGTGGCGCCCGAGATGGCATCCACACCCAGCACTTCTTCCTCGGGCCGGGACTGTCCGACCTCGATCTTGTCCGCCACCGACTTGCCGATGTACTGCGCGTTGAAGTTCAGCAGCGCGGATTCGGGAATGCCCAGCAGCAGGATGGGCTCGGAATGCTTGATGACCTTGATGCCCACGTACCGGCCGCGCACGTCCATGCCGATCAACGTGACGACCGGCTTGCCCGAGTAGGCGGGCGTGTCGGTGATGTCGGTGGACAGCATGACGTAGCCCAGCAGCTTGCCCTCGGGACCGGCACGGTCGTAGGCCTCCACGTAGGGCGGCTGGCCCTTGCGCTCGGAGAAATGGCCAGCACCGGGGAAGGCGTCGCCGCAGGGCACGAGCGCGCAGAGGTCGGGCGCCGTCGCCAGGTTGGCGGGCAGCGCGGCCTCGTAGGCGCCTGCATGGGCCAGGGGCGACAGCAGCAGGGCCAGGAGGAAGGCGGCAAGCCGCAGGCCGTGGGACATCATGACGCTATTTTTTTGATAGCTGCTTGCGCTTATCCATCAAGCGCCAGCGGCATTTTTGACTCAAATCCAGGAAAGCCCCGCAGCACGACCCGTCGCGCGGCCCGCCGGGGGGCAGCCCCGCGGGGACCGCCGGGCGAGGCCGCGCCAGCAGCGGGCTCTGCGTCCCCCTGCCCGCTGTGCGCCATCACGGCGAAAGCGGGCAGGGACGCGGGCCAGCCGCCCGGGGGCGTTCGATCACCCCTCGACGATCATGCGGGAGCGCATTTCCAGGTGCAGTGCATGGCAGAAGTGCGTGCAGTAGCACCAGTACACGCCGGGCTTGTCGGCGATGAAGGTCACCGAGGCGGTCTCCAGCGGGTTCACGATGAAGTTGACGTTGTGCTTCGGGATGGCGAAGCCGTGCGTCAGGTCTTCGATCTTGTCGAGGTTGGTCAGGATGATGGTGACCTCGTCGCCCTTCTTCACGCGGAAGTCGCGCAGGCTGAAGGCCGGCGCCTGCGAGGTGATCTTCACCGTAACCTTCTTGCCGTTGCGCGTGACGCCGCTTTCCTTCGGGTCCTTGACCGCGTTGGGGAAGTCGTCCAGCGCATACACCTGCTTGGGCCGCAGCATGTCGCGCTTCATGATGATGAAGTCGTGCGGCTCGCCGCGCGCGGGGTGCTCGGACAGCAGCGCCATCTTCTCGCCCGAGATGTCGATCAGCTGTTCGTTCTCGGCGTGCAGCGGGCCCACCGGCAGGTAGCGGTCCTTGGAGAACTTGCAGCCCACCGACAGGTACTTGCCATCCGCGGCGATGGTCTCGGAGTGCGACGCGTTGACGTGGCCTGGCTGGTACTGCACGTCGATGCGGTCCACCACGTACTTGGCGCTCTTGTCGCCGGCGTGGAACTTGATGGCCGCGTCCACGTTCCACTTGACCACCTGGCTGTCGAGGAACAGCGTGGTGTAGGCGTTGCCGCGGCCGTCGAAGGCGGTGTGCAGCGGGCCCAGGCCCACTTCCACCTCGGCCACGATGGCGTCGTCGAGCTTCTCCTGCTTGCCGTCGAACCAGTCGAGCACCTTGGCCAGTTCGATCACCGTGCAGGTGGGCGAGAGCTTGCCCGCGCAGATGAAGTACTTCTGGTCGGGGCTGGCGTTCACGCCGTGCGGGTTCTTGGGCACGCTCACATAGGCGGTCAGCGCGGTCTTGGGGTCCTTGTTGGCATCTCGCGTGCCGTCCACCACCGGCACCTTGGAGCTGCCGTAGGTCTTGAACTTGCCGGCCTTCACGGCCTCTTCGATGCGCGCCACGTTGAAGAACAGGCAGGCGTCGCGCTCGGCGGACATCATGTCCTCGTACGTCACGCCGCCTTCGGTGTTGTACTGGTTGGTGGCCGCCAGCTTGCCGTCGTACGAGGTGGCCGTCAGGTCGCAGTTGCCGTCGATCAGCACCTGCCAGCGCACTTCCATGCTCTCGGCGTCCACGCAGGTGAACATGCTGCGGTAGGCCTCGGGCTTGTCGATGTCCTTGCCGTCATTGGGCAGCGGAATATGGAACTCGGCGCCGCAGAACACGCGCGTGGTGTAGTTGATGGCCGGGTCGACCGGGTCGCGCTTGTCCGGGAAGATGCCGTGGAAGCCCTGCACGTTGGGCAGCTCGGTGATCTTGTCGCAGATGAAGTAGTCCAGGCGGATGCGGGCGATGCGCGAATTGATCTTGTCGTTGATCCAGATGTAGCGGCCGTCGTAGTTGCCGTCCTTGTACGAGGCATGGGTGTGGTGCGTGTCCGCCACCGTATAGCGCAGCTGGCCGTTGGGCTGCGTGCCCATGATCTTCTTGGACTCGTTGGTGATGCCCCAGCCCACCAGCGCATCCGGCACGAAACACGGAATGCGCAGCAGCTCGCGGCCGGAAGGCAGACCCAGCACGCGCAGATCGCCGGTGTGGCCGCCGCTCCAGAAGCCGTAGTACGTGTCCAGCTCACCCGGCTTGGGGTGCACGCTGTCACCCGCATGCGCACCGCTGGCCGCAGGCGCCGGTGCGGCGGCGGGCGCCGCGCCGGGCTTTTCGGTGCATCCCATCACGCCCGCGATCCCCGCCAGGGCGGCGGTGTTGATGAACGATCGACGGCCCAGACCGGCGGTCGGTTCGGTGTTGCTTGCTTGTTTCATATGCTTTGTTGCGTAGTGAGGTTGGCGGCCTGATGGACCGGCGCACCGCGTGGAACTGCAGCCCAGACGGTGACCGAATGTTCACCGCGCAGGCCCGCGGCCACATTGATTCATATCAAATGTCTATTTAACAAAGCGGCACACACTTCGCTCCGAAGCTGCACGGTTTCCCCGCAGCCGCCGCAGCCCGCTGGCGGCCCGTCGCAGCGCAAGGAAAGACGCCCCATGATGATGAAAACCGCCCTGTCCGTGGCCCTGTGCACCACCGTCCTGCTCGCCGCCTGCGGCAAGAACGACGCCCCGTCCGCCCCCGCCCCCGCGGCCACGCCCGTCGCCGCGGCCCCGGCAGCGCCCGCAGCCCCGGAGAACACCCTGGGCAAGTCCATCTACGGCAAGACCTGCGCGATGTGCCACGCCGCCGGCGTGGCGGGCGCTCCGAAGCCGGGTGACAAGGCCGACTGGGGCCCACGCGTCGCCCAGGGCAAGGAGACGCTGTACAAGCACGCACTCGAAGGCTTCACCGGCGCCAAGGGCATGATGCCGGCCCGTGGCGGCGGCACCTCGCTGAGCGACGACGAGGTCAAGGCGGCCGTGGACTTCATGGCAGACCAGTCGGTCTGACGCTGGACGATGGCGCCCTTGCACAGCCACCCGCCCCTGCCCGCGCGCCGCCCCGTCGCGGGCGTCACGCGCCGGCGCGTTCTGATGGCCGCCCCGCTGCTGGCCGTTGCGGCGCACGGCAGGGGCGCGCAGGCCAGCCCTGCCCTGGTGCGCAACAGCCTGGCGCTGATGGGCACCCGCGTGGACATCGTGGTCGAGCCTTCCAACGGACTGAGCACGCTGCACGCACAGCAGGCCATCGACGCAGCGCAGGCCACCATGCGCGGACAGGCTGCGCTGATGAGCCGCTACGACCCGGCCAGCGCCGTCTCCCGCATCAATGCCCTGGCCGGTCGCCGCGCGGTGCCTGTGCCGCCTGCGCTCATGGACGTGCTGCGTACCGCGCAGGCGCTGGCCGTCTTCACCGACGGGGCCTTCGACATCACCGTCGGCGCACTCAGCGCCTGGCATTTCGACGGCACGGCGCAGCGCCCGCCCCGCCCCGCCGTGGTCCGCGCCCAGCGGGCCCGAGTGCGTGCCGGGGCGCTGCAGCTCGATGCGCAGGCCGGCACCGCCTTTCTGCCGGAGCCCGGCATGGCGATCGACCTGGGAGGCGTGGCCAAACTGCCCATCCTCGCCGCGGGACTGGAGACGCTGCGCCGCCACGGCGTCCAGCACGCGCTGGTCAACGGCGGCGGCGACGTGCTGGTGGTCGGCTTGTCGCAAGGGCGGCCCTGGCGCATCGGCCTGCGTGACCCCTTGCAGCCCGAGCGGCTGCTCGGCACGGTCTCCCTGGCGCAGGGCGGCGTGGTCGCCTCCTCGGGCGATTACGAGCGGTACTTCTGGTACGAAGGCCGGCGCCTGCACCACATCCTGGACCCGCACACGGGCTATCCCACCACCGGCCTGCACGGCGTGGCCCTGGTGGCCGCGGGGGTCGGCGAAGTCAACGGCCTGGGCGCTGCGGCCATGGTCAAGGGCGCGGCCGATGCACAGGCGATGCTGGCGCAGCGCCCCGGCATCCAGGCGCTCATGGTCGGTGCGGGCGGGCTCTGGTCCACACCCGGACTGCAGGACGTGCGCGGGCACGGCGCGCACTTCACGCTGCAGGACGGCAGGCTGCGGGCTGCTTGATCGGAACGCGCCATCAGGCGCACCGCTTGCGGCGGCAGCGCCGGCCCTCCCCCCCCCTTTTCCGGAGTGCCTCCCCGCTGCAGGCTCGGGCCGCTGTGCAGACCGCGCCCCCACCGCTTCGCTCAATGCCGGGGCTGGCGGTCGGGATGCAGTGGCCAGGGCATGCCCATCAACGGCGCCAGCACCGGTGCGGCAGGCTGCAGCTGGGCATGCAGCGACACCACCTCGCCCACCACGATGAGCGCCGGCGTCTGCACGCCCTGGTCGCGCGCGCACTGCGGCAGCGATTGCAGCGTGCCGACGATGCAGCGCTGCGTGGGCAGCGTGGCGCGCTCCACGATCGCCGCGGGCGTGCTGGCCGGCAGGCCGTGTGCCACCAGTTGCTCGCAGATCTGCGCCAGCGCGGCCACGCCCATGTAGATCACCACCGTCTGGCGCGGCCGGGCCAGCAGCTCCCAGTCCAGGCCCGCCTCCTGGCCGTCGCGCAGATGGCCCGTGGCAAAGACGAGCGTGGCCGCGTGGTCACGGTGCGTGAGCGGAATGCCCGCGCTGGCGGCCGCCCCCTGCGCCGCGGTGATGCCCGGGATCACCTCGAAGTCGATGCCCGACGCCGCAAGCGCCTGGGCCTCCTCGCCGCCACGGCCGAAGATGTAGCCGTCACCGCCCTTCAGGCGCACCAGGCTGCGGCCGTTGCGGGCCAGGCGCAGCATCAGGTCGATGATGGCCTCCTGCGACAGCGTGTGGCGCGCGGACTGTTTGCCCACGTAGACCAGGTCGGCGTCCTCGGCCACGTGGCGCAGCACATCCGGACTGACCAGGTGGTCGTACAGCACCAGGCGCGCGAAACGCAGCGCCTTGGCGGCCTTGAGCGTGAGCAGCTCCGGATCGCCCGGGCCGGCCCCCACGAGGGTGACGCGGCCCGGCTTGCGCGGCGCGCCCGAGGGGCCGCCCGGTCCGTGGAACCACCGCGCGTCTTCCATGAAGCTCATACCGACTCCTCTTGCTGGCTGTGTGGGGATGGTGCCTATGTTCAAACGCCGGCGGCCCACCGTCCTTGAACCAGTTCAAGGACAGCCGCGGCGCCGCGCGGGACGATGCATCCGCTCGTGCAATGGCGATGGACAGCAGCCGCCGAGCCGCCTGGGTATCTCTTCGTGCACAGGCTCACCCATGCGCTGATCCATGACGCAGAGGACCCGATGATGAAATCACACAAGATGGCCCGGCTGGTTGCACTGGCAGCCGCCACGCTGGTGGCCGCCAGCGCGATGGCACAGGACAAGAAGGACGTCACGCAGCCGGAAATCAACTACCAGGCCGCGGGCTCTCCCCTGGCCTCGGAGCCGATGTACCAGAGCACGAATCCGAAGGCGCCGGCCATGACGCAGGCCGAGTTCGACATCGGCCGCAAGATCTACTTCGAGCGCTGCGCCGGATGCCACGGGGTGCTGCGCAAGGGCGCCACCGGCAAGCCGCTCACGCCCGACGTCACGCTGCCCAAGGGCACGGACTACCTGAAGGTCTTCATCGGCTACGGCTCGCCCGCAGGCATGCCCAACTGGCTCACCTCCGGGGAGATGAACGAGAAGGAAGTGGACCTGATGGCCCGCTACATCCAGCAGGACCCGCCCCAGCCGCCCGAGTACGGCATGGCGCAGATGAAGAGCACCTGGAAGGTCGTCATCCCCTCCAAGGACCGCCCCAAGAAGAAGCTCAACAACTACAACATCGCCAACATCTTCTCCACCACCTTGCGCGATACCGGCGAGGTGGCGCTGATCGACGGCGACACCAAGCAGATCATCAACATCGTCAAGACCGGCTACGCGGTGCACATCTCGCGCCTGTCGGCCTCGGGGCGCTACCTGTTCGTGATCGGGCGCGACGCCAAGATCAACCTGATCGACCTGTGGATGGAAAAGCCCGACAACGTCGCCGAGGTGCGCGTGGGCCTGGAGGCCCGTTCGGTGGACTCTTCCAAGTTCAAGGGCTACGAAGACAAGTACGCCATCGCCGGCAGCTACTGGCCGCCCCAGTTCGTGATCATGGACGGCGACACGCTGGAGCCGCTGAAGGTCGTCGGCACGCGCGGCATGACGGTGGACACCCAGGAATACCACCCCGAGCCCCGCGTCGCCGCCATCGTGGCTTCGCACTTCAAGCCCGAGTTCCTGGTCAACGTGAAGGAGACCGGCAAGACGCTGATGGTGGACTACTCCAACCTCGATGCGCTCAAGACCACCGAGATCGGCTCGGCCCGCTTCCTGCATGACGGCGGCTGGGACGCTTCCAAGCGCTACTTCATGATCGCGGCCAACAACAGCAACAAGGTGGCAGCGATCGACGCCAAGGACGGCAAGCTGGCCGCCATCGTGGACGTGGGCAAGATCCCCCATCCCGGCCGCGGCGCCAATTTCGTGCATCCGCAGTACGGGCCGGTGTGGGCCACGGGCCACCTGGGCGACGACACCATCTCGCTCATCGGCACCGACCCCGTCAAGCACAAGCAGTACGCTTTCAAGGAAGTGGCCAAGCTCAAGGGCCAGGGCGGCGGCGCGCTCTTCATCAAGAGCCATCCCAAGTCGAACCACCTGTATTCGGACACCCCGCTGAACCCGGAAGCCAAGCTGTCCCAGTCGATCGCGGTGTACGACATCAAGAACCTCGACAAGGGCTACACCGTGCTGCCGATCGCCGAATGGGCGGGCCTGACGGACGACGGCGCCAAGCGCGTGGTGCAGCCGGAGTTCAACAAGAACGGCGACGAGGTGTGGTTCTCCGTCTGGTCCGCCAAGGACAAGCAAAGCGCCATCGTCGTCGTGGACGACAAGACGCTCAAGCTCAAGACCGTGATCAAGGACCCGCGCCTGATCACGCCCACCGGGCACTTCAACGTGCACAACACCCAGCACGACGTCTATTGACGCGGCCGGGCCGGGCAGCGGGCGCCCCAGGGGTCTGCTGCCCGGAATCGATCCATCCCCACAGGAGAAGCTCCATGATCTGCAAGACCCTCATGCTCGCCGCGGCCCTGGCCGTGGCCAGCGCACCGGCGCTCGCCGCCGGCCCCGAAGACGCCATGAACAAGGCCGGCTGCATGGCCTGCCATTCCAAGGACAAGAAACTCGTCGGCCCGTCGTTCAAGGACATCGCCGCCAAGTACAAGGGCCAGGACGTGACCGCCAAGCTCATGGAGAAGGTCCGCAAGGGCGGCTCCGGCAGCTTCGGCCCCATCCCCATGGCCCCGAACGGCCCCGACAAGATCAGCGACGCCGACTTGAAGGCCGCGGTCGAATCCATCCTCAAGTCCTGAGCGCGGACCGGAGCCCTGCCCCATGCTGCGCCGCCTGCCGCTACCGATCTGCCTGGGGACCGTCCTGGCCTGGTCGGCTTGCGCTGCGCTGGCGGGGCCGGCCACCGGTCCGGTGCCCAGCCCGGCGCGCCAGGCGGAACTGGTGCGCATGGTGCGCCAGGACTGCGGCTCCTGCCACGGCATGCGGCTCACCGGCGGCCTGGGCCCGGCCCTGACAGGCGACGCCCTCGCAGACAAGCCGCAGGCATCGCTGGCGGCCACCATCATCCACGGCCGGCCCGGCACGGCCATGCCGGGCTGGCGCGCCCTGCTGCTGGATGAAGCCGAAGCCGACTGGATCGCCGCGCAGCTGCTGTCCGGCTTTCCCGAAGAAATCCTCCGGAGACCCAACCCATGAACCCGACCCTCCCCCGGCGTGCCTGGCTGGCCCTGGCGGCCGCGGCCCCCGCGCTGGCCAGCGGCTGCGCTGCCGCACCAGGTTCCGCAGCGGCAGGCGATGCGCCCGCCATCCGGGGCACGGGCGACCTGGGCCTCGTCATCGAACGCGCCCGCGGCACGGTGGCCATCGTCGATACCAGCCGGCGCGAGGTCCTGGCCGAGGTGGCGGGCCTGGGCGACCTGTCGCACGCCAGCGCCGTGTTCTCGCGCGACGCACGGTATGCCTACGTCTTCGGCCGCGACGGCGGCCTCACCCAGGTCGACCTGCTGCGCCAGTGCATCACCCAGCGCACCGTGCAGGCCGGCAACTCCATCGGCGGCGCCATCAGTGCCGACGGCACGCTGGTGGCCGTGCAGAACTATGCGCCCGGCGGCGTGAAGGTGTTCGACGCCCGAACGCTGCAATTGCTGGCCGATCTGCCGGCGGAACACGCCCCGGGCCAGCGCTCACGCGTGGTGGGCCTGGTCGATCTGCCGGGCCGCCGCTTCGCCTACAGCCTGTTCGACGGCAACGCCATCTGGCTGGCCGACTGCAGCGAGCCCACCTGCCCGCGCGTCACGCGCCTGGAGCACATCGGCCGCAGCCCGTACGACGCGCTGGTCACACCCGATGGCCGCCACTACATCGCCGGCCTGTTCGGCGAGGACGGCCTGGCCCTGGTCGACCTGTGGGCGCCGCAGCCCACGGCGCGGCGCATCCTGGCCGGCTACGGGCGTGGCGAGCAGCCGCTGCCCGTCTACAAGATGCCACACCTGCGCGGCTGGGCCGTCGCCGGCCGCCATGCCTACCTGCCCGCCATCGGCCGGCACGAGGTGCTGGTGGTGGACACCGCCACCTGGCAGGAGGTCGGCCGCATCCCCGTGGCAGGGCAGCCGGTGTTCGTCATGGCCCGGCCCGACGGCCGCCAGGTCTGGGTGAACTTCGCCGTACCCGACTACGACCGCGTGCAGGTCATCGACACGCCCAGCCAGTCCGTCGTCGCCACGCTGCGGCCCGGCAAGGCCGTGATGCACATGGAATTCACCCCGCGCGGTGAGTCGCTCTGGCTCAGCTGCCGGGACGACCACCGCGTCTGCGTGTTCGACACGCAAAGCCTGCAGCAGCAGGCCACCCTCGCCCTCGACGCCCCCAGCGGCATCTTCTTCACCGCCCGCGCACACCGGATGGGACTGTGACCATGAACCTCAACGATCCCCTGCAATTCACCCTGCTCAACCAGTGGCAGCGCGGCTTTCCGATCTGCCGTGAGCCCTTCGACATGCTGGCGCGCTCGCTGCGGGTCGGCACTTCCGAAGTCATCGGCGCCTACACCCGACTGCGCGATGGCGGCGCACTCAGCCGCATCGGCGGTGTCTTCGGCGCCGGCGCCGGGGGTGCCTCCCTGCTGGCCGCCATGGCCGTGCCCGCCGGGCGGCTGGGCGAGGTCGCGGCCCAGGTGTCGTCCCACCCCGGTGTCAACCACAACTACGAACGCGAGAACCGGCTCAACCTGTGGTTCGTGATGACCGGGCGCAGCGGCCACGAGGTCGAGCACGGCCTGTGCGACCTGGAAGAAGCCACAGGCTTGCCGGTCCTGCGCCTGCCCATGGAGCGGCCCTATGGCGTGGACCTGGCCTTCGACCTGCGCGGCCACGGCGCCGTGCACGGCAGCCGGCCCTGGGCCACCGCCGTCGCACCCGTGGATGCGGGCGACGTGCCGCTGGCGGCCCTGCTGGAGCAAGGCGTGCCGCTGGTGCGCCGGCCCTTCGACCTGTGGGCCCGCGCGCTCTCGCGCCACGCGGACGACGTGATCGACACGGTGCTGCGCTGGCTGGAGGCCGGCACCCTGCGCCGGTTCGGCGTGGTGGTGCGTCACCATGAGCTGGGCTACACCGCCAACGCGATGACGGTCTTCGACGTGCCGGAGGACCGCGTGGACGCCTGCGGCCACGCGCTCGCCCGCGAGCCGGGCATCACCCTCGCCTACCGCCGGGCCCGCGCACCGGGCTGGCCCTACAACCTCTACTGCATGGTGCATGGCAAGGACCACACGGCCGTGCGGCAGGTGCTGGCGGACGCCATCGACGGCTCGGGCCTGATGCGCCGCCCGCACGAGGTGCTGTTCTCGCTGCGCCGTTTCAAGCAGACGGGCGCCCAGCGCTTCAGTCTGGGCCTCACGGCCGACAGCTACGAGGAAGCCCATGCTGCCGCCTGACGATGCCCTGCTGGTGGATCACCTGCACGCCGGCTTTCCGCTGGTGGAGCAGCCCTTCGCCGCGGTGGCCAAGGCGCTGGGGTGGAGCGAGGCGCGCGTCATCACGCGGCTGCAGGCACTGCTGTCGCAGGGCGTGCTGACGCGCTTCGGTCCGCTGTTCCAGATCGAGCGCGCGGGCGGACAGTTCGTGCTGGCCGCCCTCGCCGCGCCGGAGGACCGCTTCGACGCCGTCGCGGCCCAGGTCAACGCCTTTGCCGAGGTGGCGCACAACTACCGGCGCGAGCATGCGCTGAACATGTGGTTCGTCGTCGCCGCCGAATCACCCGCGCTCGCGCAGCAGGCGCTGGACCGCATCGAGGCGGCCACGGGCCTGCCGGTGCTGGCCTTTCCCAAGGAGCAGGAGTACTTCGTCGAACTGCGCCTGCCACCGCTCCCTCATCAGCAGGAGGCCCTCCATGCCGCTCAGCCCCTTTGACCGCGCCCTGATCGCCGCCACCCAGAGCGGGCTGCCGCTGGTCTCCCGCCCGTACGAGGCCATTGGCGCCATGCTGGGTGTGGGTGGCGCGCAGGTGCAGGAACGGCTGGGGCAGATGCTGCAGGACGGCCTGGTGCGCCGCATCGGCGCCGTGCCCAACCACTACCGCCTGGGCTACACGGCCAACGGCATGAGCGTCTGGGATGTGCCGGACGAGCACATCGACGACGCCGCGCAGCGCATCGCCGCCCTGCCCGGCGTGAGCCATTGCTACCGCCGCCCGCGGCGCCTGCCCCGGTGGCCCTACAACCTGTTCGCCATGCTGCATGGGCCCACGCGCGACAGCGTGCAGGCGCAGGCCGACGAGATCGCCGCGCTGCTGGGCACCCACTGCCGGCAGCGCGACATTCTCTATTCCACCGCCATCCTGAAAAAGACCGGGCTGCGGCTCCGGGGAGATTGACCATGTTCCGCATCAGCCAGTACCTGCGCGAAGTGGCGCAGGCCCAAGCCACAGGAACCTACCCGGCCGTGCGCGAGCGCCGCGCGCGGGGCCCCGTCGTCATCTGGAACCTGATCCGACGGTGCAACCTCACCTGCAAGCACTGCTACGCGCTCTCGGCCGACCACGACTACGCCGGCGAACTCAGCACGCAGGAGGTGTTCACCACCATGGACGACCTGCGCGCGTTCGGCGTTCCGGTGCTCATCCTCTCGGGCGGCGAGCCGCTCATGCGTCCCGACCTGTTCGACATCGCCGCGCGGGCGCAGGCACAGGGCTTCTACGTGGGCCTGTCCACCAACGGCACGCTGATCGACGCGCCCATGGCCGACCGCATCGCGGCGGCCGGCTTCGACTACGTGGGCATCAGCCTGGACGGGCTCAAGGCCACGCACGACCGCTTCCGCCGGCTCAATGGCGCGTTCGACCTCAGCCTGGCCGCCATCCGCCTGCTGGCCGACCGCGGCGTGAAGGTGGGGCTGCGCTTCACGATGACCTCGCTGAACGCGCACGACCTGCCGGCGCTGCTGGAACTGATGCGCCAGGAGGGCGCGCACAAGTTCTACTTCTCGCACCTGAACTACGCCGGCCGCGGCAACATCCACCGCGACAAGGATGCGCAGTTCGGCGCCACGCGCCAGGCGCTCGATCTGCTGTTCGACCGCGCCTGGCAGGCCGCGCAGGAAGGGCGGGAGGAAGACTACGTCACCGGCAACAACGATGCCGACGGCGCCTATCTGCTGCAGTGGGTGCAGGCACGCATGCCGCAATGGGCCGATGCCCTGCAGGCGCGGCTGCAGGCCTGGGGCGGCAACGCCAGCGGGGTGAACGTGGCCAACATCGACAACCTGGGCCATGTGCACCCCGACACCATGTGGTGGCACCACGACCTGGGCAGCGTGCGGGAGCGGCCCTTCTCCGCCATCTGGCAGGACACGTCCGACCCGCTCATGGCCGGGCTCAAGGCCCACCCGCGGCCGGTGCAGGGCCGGTGTGCCCAGTGCCGCCACTTCGCGCTGTGCGGCGGCAACACGCGCGTGCGCGCCCAGCAGCTCACCGGCAATGCCTGGGCGGAAGACCCCGGCTGCTATTTGCGCGACGACGAGGTGTACCTGAGCGATCCTGCCGCTGCAGCATCCACCCGCCACGCCGCCGAGGTGGCCCATGCCTGAGCGCCCCGCCCTCTCCTCACACCGTATGCAAGCC from Paracidovorax wautersii includes:
- the nosZ gene encoding TAT-dependent nitrous-oxide reductase — translated: MKQASNTEPTAGLGRRSFINTAALAGIAGVMGCTEKPGAAPAAAPAPAASGAHAGDSVHPKPGELDTYYGFWSGGHTGDLRVLGLPSGRELLRIPCFVPDALVGWGITNESKKIMGTQPNGQLRYTVADTHHTHASYKDGNYDGRYIWINDKINSRIARIRLDYFICDKITELPNVQGFHGIFPDKRDPVDPAINYTTRVFCGAEFHIPLPNDGKDIDKPEAYRSMFTCVDAESMEVRWQVLIDGNCDLTATSYDGKLAATNQYNTEGGVTYEDMMSAERDACLFFNVARIEEAVKAGKFKTYGSSKVPVVDGTRDANKDPKTALTAYVSVPKNPHGVNASPDQKYFICAGKLSPTCTVIELAKVLDWFDGKQEKLDDAIVAEVEVGLGPLHTAFDGRGNAYTTLFLDSQVVKWNVDAAIKFHAGDKSAKYVVDRIDVQYQPGHVNASHSETIAADGKYLSVGCKFSKDRYLPVGPLHAENEQLIDISGEKMALLSEHPARGEPHDFIIMKRDMLRPKQVYALDDFPNAVKDPKESGVTRNGKKVTVKITSQAPAFSLRDFRVKKGDEVTIILTNLDKIEDLTHGFAIPKHNVNFIVNPLETASVTFIADKPGVYWCYCTHFCHALHLEMRSRMIVEG
- a CDS encoding c-type cytochrome is translated as MMMKTALSVALCTTVLLAACGKNDAPSAPAPAATPVAAAPAAPAAPENTLGKSIYGKTCAMCHAAGVAGAPKPGDKADWGPRVAQGKETLYKHALEGFTGAKGMMPARGGGTSLSDDEVKAAVDFMADQSV
- a CDS encoding FAD:protein FMN transferase; its protein translation is MAPLHSHPPLPARRPVAGVTRRRVLMAAPLLAVAAHGRGAQASPALVRNSLALMGTRVDIVVEPSNGLSTLHAQQAIDAAQATMRGQAALMSRYDPASAVSRINALAGRRAVPVPPALMDVLRTAQALAVFTDGAFDITVGALSAWHFDGTAQRPPRPAVVRAQRARVRAGALQLDAQAGTAFLPEPGMAIDLGGVAKLPILAAGLETLRRHGVQHALVNGGGDVLVVGLSQGRPWRIGLRDPLQPERLLGTVSLAQGGVVASSGDYERYFWYEGRRLHHILDPHTGYPTTGLHGVALVAAGVGEVNGLGAAAMVKGAADAQAMLAQRPGIQALMVGAGGLWSTPGLQDVRGHGAHFTLQDGRLRAA
- a CDS encoding 4Fe-4S binding protein — protein: MMSHGLRLAAFLLALLLSPLAHAGAYEAALPANLATAPDLCALVPCGDAFPGAGHFSERKGQPPYVEAYDRAGPEGKLLGYVMLSTDITDTPAYSGKPVVTLIGMDVRGRYVGIKVIKHSEPILLLGIPESALLNFNAQYIGKSVADKIEVGQSRPEEEVLGVDAISGATVTVIAQNQVIGTSATAVAKQVGILAPTVREPAQYKPLAQRMGWDALVQQGYVQRLAVRTEQVGLDKAAEPFIELWFGDLNHPDVGRSLLGDNGWANLRSQLKPHEHAIFVIRTRGAESFKGSGFVRGGLYDRVQVRQGGDAFTFRDLDYLNLYGLGAAGAPAFNESAIFVIRSQAFSAAYPWKLSFLGNRVDRATGTRSFTSFDAAYWLPAAALEGGRPVVKEADAPWVRVWKTRAVEIALFAALLVAVTVVYALRERLTRRATHKNKWPVNAFKYTAWALSIGFVGFGAMAQPSITQVLTWFHALLFQWTWSLFLSDPFIFLFWIFIIVTVFLFGRGLFCGWMCPFGSLSEALYKVARAVGLKRFQTQLPQRWHDRLKWVKYAVFFVLLAVSMFSMGLAEKLAEVEPFKTTFLVGITNRAWPYGLFVCVLLGLSIFIERPFCKYLCPLGASLAMPSTFRWSGLRRKQDCNSCKACATGCGAQAIDADGRIDHRECLHCLDCMVLYTDVKGCPPLARERKRRERDGLEITPIGRNGYFIPIHPATVADQIAPKAAQGPDPRMPTPPVAPEHKAGARGLRWLWLEVVDHLWPWSREGWASQRALQGAGLSLALAVSAVWVMAALGHLSSGLLIGWWFGWSVYEVLIRMSGKRYVKDGPWWRDQYRVAGWMDMLSYVGFKNLLIGATLFLSFKALGWLIA